A part of Cardiocondyla obscurior isolate alpha-2009 linkage group LG23, Cobs3.1, whole genome shotgun sequence genomic DNA contains:
- the Eaat2 gene encoding excitatory amino acid transporter isoform X2, which yields MEEKSSARFSEYLFAKMGGQDVSASQGPRKVTADTRKWMRENLLLLVTLSGVFFGIILGFGLRPLDLGDDAVMLISYPGELFMRLLKLMILPLVIASLISGSASLNARMNGMIAVRTLVYFILTSLLNAVLGVALVLVIHPGNPGIRESIGPSHHARAVNILDSLLDLGRNMFPDNLFQAAFQQAHTVYVPKKQPFQNVTDQLPTAVLGDEELMRVVQYRSGTNTLGIVFFCLVFGTFLGTLGEKGQVVIDFFKAVFEVIMRMVSTVMWMTPIGITSVIAGKILGVDDLVLVMSQLGWFIVTITIGVFFYQLVIMQLIYAAFVRKNPFKFYAGLAQGTLTAFAMASTAAALPVTFRLMTEKLRVDPRVTRFVLPIGCNINMDGTALFVAVASIFIAQMNGIFLGFGEIITVILTSTAASVSSASVPSAALVLLLVVLSAIDAPVNDVSLLFAIDWFVDRIRTTNNMLGDCYAAAVVEQLSKKELMALDAAAYQSETVLPTTIANGCLSANRVPDPDTVVVEMQDDARITGIANFGILHMSRSVTEETV from the exons ATGGAAGAGAAGTCCTCTGCCCGATTCTCCGAATATCTGTTCGCCAAGATGGGCGGGCAGGACGTCTCGGCCTCTCAGGGTCCCCGTAAGGTGACCGCCGACACCAGAAAGTGGATGCGAGAGAACCTCTTACTTCTGGTCACCCTATCCGGCGTATTCTTCGGCATAATTCTCG GGTTTGGTTTGCGACCTCTGGACCTTGGGGACGATGCGGTAATGTTGATCAGTTATCCGGGAGAACTCTTCATGAGGTTGCTAAAGCTAATGATTTTACCTCTGGTGATCGCTAGTCTCATATCAG gTTCGGCGAGCTTAAATGCTAGAATGAACGGAATGATCGCTGTGCGGACTTTGGTATATTTTATACTGACGTCTTTGCTCAACGCTGTGCTTGGCGTAGCCTTGGTCCTCGTTATTCATCCTGGTAATCCCGGCATCAGGGAATCGATCGGCCCTTCGCATCACGCGAGAGCCGTTAACATATTAGACAGCCTGCTCGACCTGGGAAG AAACATGTTTCCtgacaatttatttcaagcAGCTTTCCAACAA GCACATACGGTATATGTCCCGAAAAAACAACCCTTTCAGAATGTTACCGATCAATTACCAACGGCAGTTTTGGGAGACGAGGAATTAATGAGAGTGGTACAGTACAGAAGTGGGACGAATACTCTGGGGATAGTTTTCTTTTGCCTGGTTTTTGGCACGTTTCTGGGAACACTCGGAGAAAAAGGCCAGGTCGtcatagatttttttaaagctgtATTCGAGGTCATCATGCGAATGGTTTCAACTGTCATGTG GATGACACCAATCGGCATCACTTCGGTAATAGCGGGCAAAATACTCGGCGTGGACGATCTGGTACTGGTGATGTCGCAGCTGGGGTGGTTCATCGTCACGATCACAATTGGTGTCTTTTTCTATCAGCTGGTGATCATGCAGTTGATATATGCGGCCTTCGTTAGGAAGAACCCCTTTAAATTCTACGCCGGCCTGGCCCAGGGTACCCTCACCGCCTTCGCCATGGCATCAAC GGCTGCTGCACTTCCCGTGACTTTTCGTCTGATGACCGAGAAGCTCAGAGTGGATCCTAGAGTTACCAGATTTGTCCTTCCGATCGGATGCAATATCAACATGGATGGTACCGCGCtcttcgtcgccgtcgctaGTATATTCATCGCTCAAATGAACGGCATCTTTCTAGGCTTCGGAGAGATTATCACTGTTAT TCTGACGTCCACTGCTGCTTCCGTCTCCTCGGCCTCGGTACCAAGCGCTGCGCTCGTCCTGCTATTAGTCGTTCTAAGCGCAATTGATGCTCCTGTTAACgacgtttctcttttatttgcGATCGATTGGTTTGT TGATCGGATAAGGACTACTAATAACATGCTAGGAGATTGTTATGCCGCTGCAGTTGTCGAACAGCTCTCGAAAAAGGAACTCATGGCACTGGATGCAGCAGCTTaccaa TCAGAGACTGTGTTGCCAACCACTATCGCCAATGGATGTCTTTCCGCTAACAGGGTACCTGATCCTGACACCGTCGTTGTCGAGATGCAAGACGACGCGCGGATAACGGGGATCGCCAA CTTTGGAATATTGCACATGTCGAGAAGTGTGACAGAAGAGACCGTTTGA
- the Eaat2 gene encoding excitatory amino acid transporter isoform X1, with protein MEEKSSARFSEYLFAKMGGQDVSASQGPRKVTADTRKWMRENLLLLVTLSGVFFGIILGFGLRPLDLGDDAVMLISYPGELFMRLLKLMILPLVIASLISGSASLNARMNGMIAVRTLVYFILTSLLNAVLGVALVLVIHPGNPGIRESIGPSHHARAVNILDSLLDLGRNMFPDNLFQAAFQQAHTVYVPKKQPFQNVTDQLPTAVLGDEELMRVVQYRSGTNTLGIVFFCLVFGTFLGTLGEKGQVVIDFFKAVFEVIMRMVSTVMWMTPIGITSVIAGKILGVDDLVLVMSQLGWFIVTITIGVFFYQLVIMQLIYAAFVRKNPFKFYAGLAQGTLTAFAMASTAAALPVTFRLMTEKLRVDPRVTRFVLPIGCNINMDGTALFVAVASIFIAQMNGIFLGFGEIITVILTSTAASVSSASVPSAALVLLLVVLSAIDAPVNDVSLLFAIDWFVDRIRTTNNMLGDCYAAAVVEQLSKKELMALDAAAYQSETVLPTTIANGCLSANRVPDPDTVVVEMQDDARITGIAK; from the exons ATGGAAGAGAAGTCCTCTGCCCGATTCTCCGAATATCTGTTCGCCAAGATGGGCGGGCAGGACGTCTCGGCCTCTCAGGGTCCCCGTAAGGTGACCGCCGACACCAGAAAGTGGATGCGAGAGAACCTCTTACTTCTGGTCACCCTATCCGGCGTATTCTTCGGCATAATTCTCG GGTTTGGTTTGCGACCTCTGGACCTTGGGGACGATGCGGTAATGTTGATCAGTTATCCGGGAGAACTCTTCATGAGGTTGCTAAAGCTAATGATTTTACCTCTGGTGATCGCTAGTCTCATATCAG gTTCGGCGAGCTTAAATGCTAGAATGAACGGAATGATCGCTGTGCGGACTTTGGTATATTTTATACTGACGTCTTTGCTCAACGCTGTGCTTGGCGTAGCCTTGGTCCTCGTTATTCATCCTGGTAATCCCGGCATCAGGGAATCGATCGGCCCTTCGCATCACGCGAGAGCCGTTAACATATTAGACAGCCTGCTCGACCTGGGAAG AAACATGTTTCCtgacaatttatttcaagcAGCTTTCCAACAA GCACATACGGTATATGTCCCGAAAAAACAACCCTTTCAGAATGTTACCGATCAATTACCAACGGCAGTTTTGGGAGACGAGGAATTAATGAGAGTGGTACAGTACAGAAGTGGGACGAATACTCTGGGGATAGTTTTCTTTTGCCTGGTTTTTGGCACGTTTCTGGGAACACTCGGAGAAAAAGGCCAGGTCGtcatagatttttttaaagctgtATTCGAGGTCATCATGCGAATGGTTTCAACTGTCATGTG GATGACACCAATCGGCATCACTTCGGTAATAGCGGGCAAAATACTCGGCGTGGACGATCTGGTACTGGTGATGTCGCAGCTGGGGTGGTTCATCGTCACGATCACAATTGGTGTCTTTTTCTATCAGCTGGTGATCATGCAGTTGATATATGCGGCCTTCGTTAGGAAGAACCCCTTTAAATTCTACGCCGGCCTGGCCCAGGGTACCCTCACCGCCTTCGCCATGGCATCAAC GGCTGCTGCACTTCCCGTGACTTTTCGTCTGATGACCGAGAAGCTCAGAGTGGATCCTAGAGTTACCAGATTTGTCCTTCCGATCGGATGCAATATCAACATGGATGGTACCGCGCtcttcgtcgccgtcgctaGTATATTCATCGCTCAAATGAACGGCATCTTTCTAGGCTTCGGAGAGATTATCACTGTTAT TCTGACGTCCACTGCTGCTTCCGTCTCCTCGGCCTCGGTACCAAGCGCTGCGCTCGTCCTGCTATTAGTCGTTCTAAGCGCAATTGATGCTCCTGTTAACgacgtttctcttttatttgcGATCGATTGGTTTGT TGATCGGATAAGGACTACTAATAACATGCTAGGAGATTGTTATGCCGCTGCAGTTGTCGAACAGCTCTCGAAAAAGGAACTCATGGCACTGGATGCAGCAGCTTaccaa TCAGAGACTGTGTTGCCAACCACTATCGCCAATGGATGTCTTTCCGCTAACAGGGTACCTGATCCTGACACCGTCGTTGTCGAGATGCAAGACGACGCGCGGATAACGGGGATCGCCAAGTAA